DNA sequence from the Oryza brachyantha chromosome 5, ObraRS2, whole genome shotgun sequence genome:
AGATCTTTTTGCAGGCTCTCACAAACAAAGCAACCGATTTTCACTCTCCTACTACCATCGACACTGAAAACACGATCCGGTTTCAGCGTTCACAAGGCAATTGGCAAATACTTCTACTGAACAGTAACCGCACTGAGTGTCGTGCCGTGATCTGCGACAAGAGCAAGAGACAGCGGATGCTCACCCCCTTGCGGCCGATGTACTCGGCGATCTGCCCGCTGGCAATGGCGCCCACCATTGCCCCAACGTTCGACAGCGACCCGAACAACGAGAACTGCAGCGTGAGAAGACATGGGCGAGAGGAGAAATTACAATCAAATCCAAATCCAGACATGGTTCACTAAGCGTAAGCAGAGTACTAAAGCGAGAGCAGCTTGCCCCTACCTCGGAGAGCGAGAGGCCGAGGTCGGAGATGATGGCGTCCTGCGTCGGGGAGGAGAACCCGCAGGTGAAGCCGAACTGGATGGGGCCGAGCGCGACGATGAGGGTGCAGAGCACGGCGGAGACGGAGGTGTCGCGGAGGGAGTAGGCGGAGGAGCCGAGGCGGTCCATGAGGCTGGACTGCCGCGACCccatcccgccgccggccgccgacaTCTTGTACCAGCTCCCCGTGTGGAGGAACGGCTTCCGCAGgtccgacgccgacgacgagcgggccccatcCTCACCGCCGCTCTCCTCGCCGCGGAAGCTCATCTCGGATGGATCGGGGCGGGGCAAGCTGCCTGCGTGGCCCGCGATCCCGCGGGCGCTGTCTCGCCAAGCTTAGCTCGATGGATGGAAGGAGGAGCGAGTGGTACTCTgattttctcggttttttctttctttctttcgcCGTTTTCTCCGTTGGGATGGGGAACGTCTCACGAGCTGGACACGAGTACACGACACGATGACGAGGAGACTACGAGAAGAGAAACAGAGGAGAGGCAGGCACGGCACCTTTCGCATTTGGTGATTTTTCAGCGTCTTGTCCGAGTCTTTAGCACGTGTGTATGTCTTGTGCTCACCACGTGACACGTGTACATGGAGACGAAAGATCGAAGAATTCCTGTAGTAACTCCGTTGTTATAAAATTACCGATAACTCgcctaaatttaattatttatattgttattttagataattatttaaaatagatttttatattAGCTATCACTTTAACACAATATTCATATTACattctctatatatttttaaatattttataaccatatatTCTCATATGTTATTGTTTCTATCTTTTAAAATTGTATGTTGAGATATAGAATGAGAAGAGAACGGAGCATCTTTTCGTTATGGATGATActctatatttttagtgtatgCTTTTTGGAATGGAGTATGAACATTTTACccagaagaaaaataatagttgGATTGAAAATACGATTATTTTAcctttaaataaaatttcagccCATTGTAAGAGTAATGCAGAAAATTTTAGTGGGGTTCATGGGGCTCTATGGGCCTAGAGTTGATAATGAGCTCCCATACCAAATCCAAAGCCACTTGGTCTCAAAGAATAAAATCTGTAACTATATTCATGTAAAAAGAGCTGTTACGGACCTTACGGTGAGTGCAGAATTTATCATGCACTACCCTAActcttatcttttaaaattgtAATTGATTCGTGActccttatattttaaaattataattgatCGTGCAACATATCAACTATAATCACTAATTCTTCGTGGTAAAAAAGATtatgaaataataataattaattaattaattaagagatgatatatataaaataatgttaatatgtgttaataataattttctttaataactATGATTGGGAAGCGAAAAAGACCATGAAAGGGATCCCGGTTTTGTTTGAAGTTGAGATTATAAGGAATAAGTGAAAGACCAATTTAGaaattctaatttattttctaaattctacgACTTTATATTCTCACAAATTAAATATCATTTAAGAGGAGCTCAAACTCATGCATATTGTGTGAGAAGTGCAGCTACCATCCCCCAACCTCAAACAGGACCGTCATCTCATTTCCTGAAGCCCCGAAATACCACAAACACCCCCCGATCCAAGCAGCCCGAACCGAAGCACCCAACCCCAAGCAAGTCAATTCCATGGGCGAGCAGGAGGAGCAATCCctctccccccacccccaccccctctccccgtcgccctccgccgccgcccccgccaccgccgcctccgcccccgcctcccGCTCCTCGCGCTCCAAGAAGCCGCACTCCTCCGACCCCTCCAGCGCGTCCAAGAAGCCCCGCCTGACGCTCTCCGTCCCCGGCCGCCCCCTctccgccgacggcgaggtcgccgCGGCCATCCAGCACCTGCGCGTCGCCGACCCGGCCCTCGCCACCGTCATCGACGCCCACGACCCCCCGGCCTTCCAGTGCCCCCACCGCCCCTTCCACTCCCTCGTCCGATCCATCCTCTACCAGCAGCTCGCCTTcaaggccgccgcctccgtctaCTCCcgcttcctctccctcctcggcggcgagcACAACGTGCTCCCGGAGGCCGTCCTCGGGCTCCCCCCGCAGGAGCTCCGCCAGATCGGGGTCTCCCCGCGCAAGGCGTCCTACCTCCACGACCTAGCCCGCAAGTATGCCTCCGGGATCCtctccgacgccgccgtcgtcaacATGGACGACCGCTCCCTCGCCGCCATGCTTACCATGGTCAAGGGTATTGGCGCCTGGAGCGTCCACATGTTCATGATATTCTCCCTTGCGCGCCCCGATGTGCTCCCCGCCGCGGACCTCGGGGTGCGCAAGGGCGTGCAGCATCTCTACGGCCTCGAGGCCGTGCCCCGGCCGTCGCAGATGGAGAAGCTATGTGAGCAATGGCGCCCGTACCGCtccgttggggcatggtacaTGTGGCGGCTCATTGAATCCaaggctccgccgccgcagctgccGCCGGCCATCCCTGTCAGGCCACCTGCACTGCCTGCAACTGATGATGAGCTCATgctccagcagcagcaacagagtGTCATCCAAATGATTGATCCTCTTCAGATGCTTCCAGGGATGGGTTGAATGCGGTACCTATTCTGCACTTCTTGTTATTACTCCTTGGTATTAGTTGGGTCCTTGCTCCGTGAAGCTTTGTGTATCTGTTGTTATGTATTGGTGGGGGAGATTGGAAGAGAGTAGAACTGAAAATGTGGTGTTGGAAGAACTGTTTAATGAATCAATTAGCTTTCGTGTCGTTCATCTTGTCAAGATCAATGCTTGATGCTCTTTAGGTCATGTAAAAACCATCCTTAGTGTTTAAGAACTAAGAATCTCCCCCGTTGAAGTTGTACCATGCTTGTAGTTTAACTAATGAATCCATTTAGGcatgaaaaacacaaaacaGCTTCTCCTCAGGTTATTTGCTAGAACTACAATGTTGATTACCTTGTGGGAGGTgccatatttgttttcatctatgtttccCATTGGAGTATTTGCAAGATGTGTTGAGGTAATGATGCATGATGCAGTGGAACGCTTAAATATTTAAACCCGGTGAAATCTCCTACATTTGCAGACTATAGTGGTGTGGTATAGTCTTAAGGGTAGCAatgataagagaagagagaatatcaaattttggcttataagcataagcaaaagcgaaaagattgggGTGATAGTAACCTATTGAAACTGGAAACCCATATCCAATCTGCCTGTGCAATTGGCTTTGGtagttcaaaaaaattattactgCACATGTCAAGGAATTTGTCAAGGACTCAAGATGACATGCATAGTTTGGAGTGCAACTAAGCTCTTAGCCAGATGCTTAAAGCTACCGTGGATGCATCAAACCGTAACAGAACAGTCTTTTGTATggtaataatattatataaccAAAAGAAGCGTCTGTCTATAGCTCATAAAGCTAATACAAAATGATATTATTGATTAGGAGGGTGAATATGATAGCTAGGAAGCTTGGTGATGCAAACTAGAAGAATAGAATTTCTGtgttgcaaacaaaaaataattaggagGGTTAAATTTTCCCTCGTTTGGGGTTCTGCTTGTCTAGTCTTCTGTCAAATGCTTCCTGGTAAACACTGAGGTGCATTGCTGAATGCTACTGAGCAATCTATAGTATAATGTGGCAAAAGTGTGGGCTACCACATTTTTATTCAGCGTAGTGCTGTGAAGGTCTAGATTAATACTGTGATCGTTTTAGAGTGAGCGAACATAGGCTGTGGTCAACATAAAAGATGATATTTATTGAGCATGGTAAAATTTTGAGGTTCATGCCATGCACATTGTAGTAACAGTTAACAAGGATGTGGATAAGCTCGGGAATGGGTGGAAGAACAACATTATGTTTGACATTTGTTTTGATCTAACGACACTAGAAACCATCTGTTGGGAAAGGGGGATCCTGATAAGGCCATTTGGTGTTCATATAGGCATGTCATAAAGTATATATTGCATTATGTGTTGTGAAAAGGGTTGTTTTGAAAACAGAAGCCGTATTTTACGCTCTCAGTTGTCAGCAAAGCCTTGGTTGGAGTGCAGAAATCTGACAGTATTTTTTGTAAGTGTAAGTTCAAAATCCTCCGGTCCCAAGGAGGTTTAAATGTCACATTCGTGTGCTGAATGCATGGATTTGAATAACATGTGTAGTAATGCAAAATGATATGTTCTGTTTTGCCCTGATTACGCGCTCTAGCAACATATGTGTAGTAACCTGTGTAAACTGGATACCCATGTCCAAAGCTGCCTTTACAAGTTTTCATTGCACTTTGACTGCTTAAGAACACAATTCCCCCTTTTTACCTTTAAGTTATGTCGTCAATAACTCAAGATGACATGCATAGTAGGAGTGCAACTTGTCTTGTCCAGATGCTTAAAGGTACCATTTGTGCACTAAGCAACGACAGAGCATTCTTTCGAGTAgtagtaattatataaaacCAAAAGGAGATGTATAGTATAAAATAGTTTGATTGATTAGGGGATTGTGAATATGATGTCCTGCAAATTCGACAAGAGAGGCAAGAAGAATTGAATATCTGTGCCGCtaacaaaaaaacaatcatGGGATTGattttcccctcttttcctGTTGCTTTTTTTAGTCTGTCTAATGTTTCCTGGTAATCAATGGTCTTTTATATGCTCCTCTGAACAGTCTACAGTATAATGTAACAGAAGTTTGGACTACTACGTTTTTATTCAGTGTAGTGGTGTGAAAATGTTTGCATATTATATCCTCAAAAGGGTCCTTTTCAATAAAAATGAGATGCGTTTTGCATTCTAGATTTCTTTTTGTCTAAGAGGGCATTCTAGATTTCAGTAACTCTTGTTCGAAGCGCAGGAATTTGACAGGATTTTAGaagaattaattcaactagGATGTTACCCACGCAATTTTACGTGGAGATTAATAATTGAATATGCTATCTAACACGCGCTACTGCTGTAAATATGCCCTCTAACATGTGCTTAGATAGCCGGAGACTGGCATCACATCCTTAAACTCACTAAAGCGGACGTGCGTGTATGCAATATCCAGATCAAATTTAGATCGCAATCTAACGGCGTGTATGTTTTGTTTCTTCCTAATTAATGTGGTAATTCATATATACCTATAAAGTCTAAAGTGACCATGGCAATTTCTTTTGGGGCTCTTTTCTTACTATGGTCATCTTTTGGGTGTTTGGAGGAAAACAAAAGCTAAGTGGCacatttgtaaatgaaaagtaatttatgaataaaattttatatacaattttatatatgtgtttttaattatctaaaaaacaaggctagaaaatgaactacgATGAGAAAAtctacaaaattaactctaaatttaagattggaaatttaaattttgcttataagcataagccaaaagatcTCAACCTTTTGATTTAATTAGTAATTCGAGccaaattttgcttataagacTAGCTTTTATGTCATGACTATTTTCATCACAAACTAATATAGGCAGACGTGATCCACAGCTGCGTATCAGACTCCTTttgtatttctaaaaatactcAACCGATTTTTATACATCTACCTCTTGCTGTGGATCTCCACCATTGAATCTATATCTAACTTTATCTTGCGTTATCTGATTAATGTGGTAATTTATATacctataaataaaagttctCCAATTAATAATATGGTAATTTCTGTTCCCCTGAATAAAAGTGTCTTCTTTTCAGGATGTCTTTATAATAagtaagtaattaatttttacaaAGTTCCAAATCCTTTAGTCAAGAAACCCAGAAATTTACTTCTTTGGGACACAGTAGTATTTCTTTTGGGATTGTTCTAAGAGTCTAATCACGCATAGCGCTCGCACACGGAACAAATGGGGCATTCGATTTTTTATCGCCACTACCGTAttgtatttacatatttatcactCTATGTGTCTATGCAATACCTAAATATCATAGATACATCAACTAAATGTCAAATGTCACTTTTGTATATGGAACATGGGATGACACGAGCTACTAGCGACGGACTAAAATTGATGATGGATACGGGCAACACGATTGATGGACAATggaaacaatttttataataggcAGATGTATAAAcgaaaatttaaagtttaattttagagttgattttagctttcttttaaaaaaacgtaAGATCCACTCGACTCTATGGGCTTGGTGGGGGCAGAATCCCCATAGTTCACTTCAGCCATGGAAATCCGGCTTTTGCCGCCGGGCGCCGGCTACTGCTCCATAATACTCTCCTTCCCCGTAATCCTTATCCGCCATTGTTGTCGCTGTTGATTGTTCAAGAGATAAAACATCGGCAAACACATTAAGCTGCTACTGTATTGGCATATGACTTCTTCTCTTTCCCCTGTAAAATTTGTTCCTGTTAACGCGAGACCACGAATATACTCGAAAAGATACCAAATTCTACGGCGCCATCTTTGTCTACCTGTTTGATCTTTCCCTGAATTATATCGGTATTTGTATATTATACATTTATACTAGTCGTTTCCATCGCCTCGGCATCAACGGATTCATACGGCCACACGATGTCGCGTATCCTCCAATTCATATGCAGTTTTTTGAAtcgtttctcttttttttttttggcatgaacatatatagattGACATGCGGTTGAGAAGTTCGTAAAGTAGCATTCTAGCAAGGCATATGCTTCAAATATCCACCGTCACCAGGTGACTCccaaggagaaaaaaacagGCGCTCTCTGCCTCATCACCAGCGTCAGTCACTACTTTGCTTTCATGCTCGTCGACAACATATATAGTTTGACAGTCTTGCAGAAGGTTGTAATTTGCAGAAAACTGCACATATAACTCGTTGATTTACTTGTCCAATCATAAGTTCGCTGTCATCCACGTCGACAACATACATAGTTTGGCAGGTTTCAATAGCATacaatatatagtttgatGTGTCCAGAGAAGATTGTAATATAGagaatactccctccattttttttcatttaacatCATTAAGttttggatatatatttgaccatttctcctattcaattatttttagaaaatttttgaatcatgcttcaaatccttttaataaaaactacataaaaataattaacagttgtgtaaatatttcaaatgagacaaataatcaaatgtaaatttaaaagttaatgataGTAGATAAGAAAGGGATAGTATTTCAAAGCAAAACACTATGTAGGTCATGTTCGGCACTCAATACTAAATTatattctcttattttttatgtacacgttttccgaactatgtattctttaaaaaattaggtaGGAAAGttatctttaaaaatcatatcgattctttttttattttttatcgctaataactaattaattacatattaatttGCTATTACGTTTTTCGGGCGAATTACTTCTCCAATAAACACACGGGGCCGTAGTCATTGGCCAGCTGCCCAGCTCTAGCTGTATAAATAGAACAGAGCCTCAAATGTTTCTGATGAGTGACAAGACGAGGCTCCCGCCAAGCTGAAGTTAGTCACGTACGTACACGGCCATGTCCACCGTCACCGAGAACTACGACCCGTGCTACCCCGACCAGCCGGTGGTGCACCGGTACCTCCCCGTGTGGGCCAAGCTGCCGTCGTTCGGCGCCAAGCCGGCCTTCGTCTGGGCGGATGACggcgcggccaccgccggAGCCATGTCGTCGTACGCCGCGCTGACCTACTCCCAGCTCGACTCCGCCGTCGAACGCATGGCGTCCGGCCTCCTCGGCACGCTCCGGCGAGCTGACACCGTCCTCGTGCTGGCCTCGCCGGGCCTCCGCCTCGTCAAGCTCCTCTTCGCGTGCCAGCGAGCGGGGCTCACGGCGGTGCCCGTCATACCACCCGATCCTTCCAGGCACGGCGCCGCGCACGCGCACCTTCTGCGCATAGTGTCGCAGACGCGGCCGAGGGCGGCCGTCGCAGACGCTCGATACGTCGACGCCGTCATGGagtccgctgccgtcgccggagcacCCGATCGGCTCACCGCCATGCTGAGGAGCCTACGGTGGCTGTCCGTCGACGAGCTGGAGCATGGCGGTGCCAATGGAGCAGCGCCGGTGAGGGGCTGCGAGCCGGAAGACGCGTACCTGATCCAGTACACCTCCGGCGCGACGGGCGTGCCGAAGCCTGTGGTGATcacggcgggcgcggcggcgcacaaCGTGCGTGCAGCGAGGAAGGCCTACGACATGCACCCCGGCAGCGTCGTCGTGTCGTGGCTGCCACAGTACCACGACTGCGGCCTCatgttcctcctcctcaccgtcgtcgcGGGCGCCACGTGCGTGCTGGCCTCCCCCGACGCCTTcgtccgccgcccgcgcctctGGCTCGAGCTCGTCGCCGAGTTCAAGGCGACCTGCACGCCCGTGCCGTCGTTCGCGCTGCCGCTGGTGCTCAGACGCGGCCGCTCACcggacgagcggcggccaCCGCTTGAGCTAGGCAGCCTGGAGAATCTCATACTGATAAACGAGCCGATCTACAAGTCGTGCGTCGACGAGTTCGTCGCGGAGTTCCGCCGCGACGGGCTGCACGCTGCGTCCATCTCGCCGTCCTACGGCCTCGCCGAGAACTGCACGTTCGTGTCCACCGCGTGGCGGAGCCGGTGCGTCGACCTCCCGCCGTACAGGAAGCTCCTGCCGTCGGCGAGGCTGTCCCGCGTGGCCGACGACGAACCGGAGATCGAGATCGCCGTGGTGGACGAGGAGACCTGTGAGCCGGTGGAAGACGGCGTGGAGGGGGAGATATGGGTGCGCTCGCCGAGCAACGGGTCGGGGTACCTCGGCCACCCGTCGGCGAGCCGCGAGGTGTTCTGCGCGAGGCTGCCGGGGAAGGCCGGCTCGTCGTGCTTCGTGCGCACGGGCGACCGTGGCGTGGTCAGGGGAGCAGAGCGGTATCTCTACGTCCTTGGCCGGagcgccgacgtcctcgcgctcgacggcggccagcGCAGCGCGTACGCGCACTACATTGAGACGGCGGCGTT
Encoded proteins:
- the LOC102713364 gene encoding putative fatty-acid--CoA ligase fadD25, whose amino-acid sequence is MSTVTENYDPCYPDQPVVHRYLPVWAKLPSFGAKPAFVWADDGAATAGAMSSYAALTYSQLDSAVERMASGLLGTLRRADTVLVLASPGLRLVKLLFACQRAGLTAVPVIPPDPSRHGAAHAHLLRIVSQTRPRAAVADARYVDAVMESAAVAGAPDRLTAMLRSLRWLSVDELEHGGANGAAPVRGCEPEDAYLIQYTSGATGVPKPVVITAGAAAHNVRAARKAYDMHPGSVVVSWLPQYHDCGLMFLLLTVVAGATCVLASPDAFVRRPRLWLELVAEFKATCTPVPSFALPLVLRRGRSPDERRPPLELGSLENLILINEPIYKSCVDEFVAEFRRDGLHAASISPSYGLAENCTFVSTAWRSRCVDLPPYRKLLPSARLSRVADDEPEIEIAVVDEETCEPVEDGVEGEIWVRSPSNGSGYLGHPSASREVFCARLPGKAGSSCFVRTGDRGVVRGAERYLYVLGRSADVLALDGGQRSAYAHYIETAAFGSTPGRLRGGCIAAFTAVAAPSTSLVVLVAELVKESGGGGGGDHKGICESIRRAAWEEEGVRVTWIVLVESGVVPKTTSGKLRRRAARDKLLAGKLPTLFEARYDVTESSVPGIGGEEEMECAAMSTAYGSASRRLRLQSFL
- the LOC102713085 gene encoding DNA-3-methyladenine glycosylase 1-like, with amino-acid sequence MGEQEEQSLSPHPHPLSPSPSAAAPATAASAPASRSSRSKKPHSSDPSSASKKPRLTLSVPGRPLSADGEVAAAIQHLRVADPALATVIDAHDPPAFQCPHRPFHSLVRSILYQQLAFKAAASVYSRFLSLLGGEHNVLPEAVLGLPPQELRQIGVSPRKASYLHDLARKYASGILSDAAVVNMDDRSLAAMLTMVKGIGAWSVHMFMIFSLARPDVLPAADLGVRKGVQHLYGLEAVPRPSQMEKLCEQWRPYRSVGAWYMWRLIESKAPPPQLPPAIPVRPPALPATDDELMLQQQQQSVIQMIDPLQMLPGMG